The nucleotide window GCCACGGTTGTGCTGTCCTGCCATCACATCCTCACCATGCTTGCTCACGCCTCAGAGCCCTGCACATTTATGTGGAGTTCTCAGGTCTCCCTGGAAATGGGGCTCGGGAGGTTACGGTGTCCCACTTACAGACAGGTTGGGGAGACTCCCATTCTTGGAAGAGCAGAGGAATGTGAAGGTTAAAATGTCTTAAAGGGCACAAGGGGTGATTTCTAGATTTCCGGACATGCCTTCAGAGAATCGTAGTGCTCTAGGGCTAACTGTTGTAGCCCTTTGTAGCAGACGTACGCATGTGTGTCTATGCTGAGTGTATGTGTCAACCCGCATTCAATTCATTCCACCGAATTGGACAGTGAAAGCTTACtctactgagtacctactatgcgCCAAGCACCACACTAGGTGCTTTATATGCACTGCTTCATTTTACCACCACTGCTGGCTGTCacttttcccattttccagaagaagaaacagaggcacagggaCATTCattcacttgtccaaggtcacagagctagtaacgGTGGAGTAGCAATTCCAACCCAGGCAGTACCCGATTGCAGAGCCCCGGCTTGGAGCCGCCTCAGCGGGTGGGCGTGGCCCGTGTCTGTGCGTGCACGTGCACCCCCTCGCCTCCGCGCACTGCCCTGTGTGTGGGAGCTGAGAGAATGCAGAGGAGGTGTCTGGGAGGGTCTTTCCAACCTGCTCAGGCTGCCTGTGCAGGCCAAGTGTGCAAATGCGGGTGGGTGCAGGGACCTGGTGATTTAAATGGTTCTCTGGTCAAGAAAGATGGAATCTAGCACGGAGCGGAGCTTTGCTGCCCTGCAACCTGGTACGAGGCAAGCGGTGAGTTTTCCAAGGAGAGTTTGTGAATCAGCAGAGTCCGAAACAACGAGCGGGACGTGTCTGGGCTCCCTCCTGCCTCGTGTCTGGCAGGCATCCTGCAGCCTGCTGCACACTTCATCCTGGGGCCCGGAGGGACTCCCAGACACTTCCCTCTGAATCTCCCACTCCTCATGGGGGAGGTAACTCATTTCCTCTCATAGACCCCCAGCGGCTACGGTTTACTTTCTTCCGGGGGGGAGGGGACCCGTTGAGTGGTACAGGCTCCGTGCTGGAGCAGGGGAGCTGCCCCCTGGGACTCTGGGGTAGCGTGCCACCAGCCGGCTTCctcttttctgcctttgaaaTTCAGGTGTGGTCTCCAGATTGTGGCTTCCCTGTTCTGTATCTGCTCCCTTATACACAGTTTGGCGAACGTTTTGGTCTCCGGAGGGATCATCGCTGCATTTTGAACCCGTGCGTGAAATACAAAGGCAGCTCCAAAACAGTGGGCTTCATCAGACCGCCCAGCACACGGCTTCTTCTGCTTGCCAGCCCCGACCATGTGTCTCCCATCCAACAAACTCTAAATATCGGGCCTTCTGGTGCAAGGAACAGGTTAAAGCcccctcctgcctgcccaccAGGGCTGCAGCAAAGGCAAAATCCTTTATCAGGAAATCACAGACTGCAGGTGAGCCCTTGGGTACGGACCCATCACGTTCCCTCTGTCAGGTTTCATGATGGTATCTAACCCttcctgagtgcctactatgtgacAGATGCTTCACTATGAGCTCCTAAGACCGTCATAACATCACCAGTGAATGGTGACTGTTATCTTACCCACTTGCCggagggagaaatggagaccAAGAGCAGGCTAAGTCCCTGgcccaacatcacacagccagtaagtggcatgATATTGGGCAAGATACCttttctaagcctcaatttccccagGTGTACAATGTGTTAACACCACTGTCCATCTGAGTGTTTTGAGGATTCAGCTGGGCAAGGCACATAGCTCCTAGCAGAGGGCTAAGCACACGTAAGCACTCACCAGACATGGCCACTTAATGGTAGAACTAATGTTAACACCAGCccgaagagagagagaacacaatgTTTACAGCACCAAGAACAGGGGTGATCAAATAATTCAGTGATTAGTTCCTCAACAGGGGTCTTTCATGAGCCCAGGTAAACTCTCTGGGGGCAGGGACTTTGTCAGCCTAGTTCACTGCGCCTGGGGCTTTGCATAGCATCTGGTGAAAGTTTGTTGAATAACTGAGTGAAGGACCATTTGGGGGGCCCCCACATGCCATTCACAGCATTGGACACCCCTTCTTCTTACATCCCTTGCCCTCCTCTGCCTTTTGCTGTAATCTGAGTGTACTTGTCCTATTCCCCATTAGAAGGGAAGCTTCCCAAGCCAGGACAGGCCTGGTTCCTGCCCACTGCTGTCTTCCCCATGGAGAGGACGCTCAGGGAGTGCCTGGCAGACCAACTGAATCTTCTTGCCAGGCTCAGTGTCTCCAATATCCTAGAGCATGGTCTAAGATGATGATGGCCATCTGAGTTTGTAGGTCCCTCCCTTCACAGCACGGGTGAACATTGTTTCTCAATGATGCTTGCCATCCCCCACTGGGGAGTTGGAATGGAGATGATGTGGAGAGTAGGTACTTGTGCTCAGCCCTTCTGTTCACTGAGAAGTTGTCCCACCCTTAACCTGCATGGCTTACTAACTAGTCCCTTATATTGGAAAGACCACCCCACCCCCGTTGGTATATGACCCACTTTGAGTAAAATTACCGTTGAGCTGAATTTTACCACaacctcttccccccaccctcacgGACTTAGTCTTGAAAGATTTCTCTGCTCTGGGAAGCCACCTTTCCCTGGAGGTCTTGCCCTCCCATCAGCCAAGGCTTTGATCCAGAAATaacagagggagggagtgtgAGGATGACCGTGTGACAGTGAGTTTCCCGGcaggcccagcccccagctccccgcccccaggaAACCCTGAGCTCTGCCCACATCCTTTCCAGAAATGTGAGCCCCCACCTTTCCAATTTCCTCTTACACCTCTTCTGTATTTCCCGCCCCTGCCTCTGCGTGACAACGTGGCGTGCACGCACCCCGTCTGGCGATCAGGGAATCCTACTGGGCATGCCAGCTTAATGAAATACTTACAGTTTATTAAACACAGGCTTCCCTAAGCCCTGAGTGCCTGTGGGTATTAGAAAGCCCAAGGTAACCCCGAGCTACCACGAACGTAATTGGTACATGTGTCCATGCATTCCTCGTGCAACCTCAGACTCCAGCTCTTAAGCGGCTCACGAAATTAGCCACATAAAGTAACTCCTAGGCAGACAGGCCGGGGGAAATGTGGGGAAAGGCTGAGAAAGGCTCTCAGAAGCCCTCAGGGCCTCTAACGTATACAAAGTTCCCGTTCCTTTACGTAGCTGTAACCATGGAGGGTGATCCCCCAGCCCAGGCTGTTCGTGTTTGCAGAATCTGTTCATTATTACCAGGCCCGTCTTGCTTGTCAGCCTCACATGATGTAGCTACAAGAGTTCAAGTTCTATTTCAGGTAAGCCTTGCTCTGGGCCGCTGGCGGGGCTAGCAGAGCATActttctgggggctcctggagctgtgtttctgttcctcctccaggGCTTGGATGGGAAGGGCCGTGGTGAAGCCCTGGGTGATCTGGAGCTCGCTGCCCCGAACTTGGGGGCGGCTGCTCCTGGGGTTTGCTTTCCCATTCATCAGTCTCCTCAGCCTGGGGCCTGTGAATCAGGGGCGAGGAGCTGAGATGGAAGCAGCAGACAAAGGCCTCCAGGGAGGTGCCTCGCTCTATGCGGACCACCATCTGGATGCCGGAGAAGGCAACCCTGTTGACCACGCTCAGTGGAACCTGCTCCAGGAACCTCAGAGTCAGCCCATTGACCCACACACAGCCTTTGCGGCTCAGGGCCTTCAGGCAGAAGGCCAGGGGAGTGCCACCCTTCTCCCGGTAGGGCTCCAGCGACAGGTGTCTGCGGGAGAGGCACGGGAGCCGCAGCTGGAGGTGGGCCTCCGGGCCCCGCCCCACCAGCAGCGGGTTGGTGTCATGCTGCAGCTTCGGTGGGACGTTGGCAAAGGTGTCTGGGTCCTGCGTGGGGTGGTACAGGCTCACATGCAGGACCGTGAGGGGCTTCTCCGTGGATGGGAGCCTGGGAAGGATGGAACACAGACAGAGAAGTGTGGTTGGAGCCTGACACCTCTGTGACTCCCTGAACCTAGACATGCTTGCCCGGCTCAGGGGCCCTGGACCCCCTCCAGCCCAACAGAGCAGAGCAACGGAGTGTGGACACGGTCATCCTGCTCAAGCCAGGATAACACCAAGGCTAAAGCTGGTGTGGAAGTTCAGCCccactggttctttttttttttttttttttttttttaacgtttattcatttttgagagacagagacagagtgtgagtggggggaggggcagagagagggggagacacagaatcccaagcaggctccaggctctgagctgtcagcacagagcccgatatggggctcaaacccgtgaatcatgagatcatgacctgagccgaagtcggacgcttaaccaactgagccacccaggcgcccctcagccccACTGGTTCTAATCTCAGTGTCACCTTGATCATATTCTGTGAGCAGGCCTTACCGCCCATCcactctgagctttagttttcttttctgtactgTCAGTATGCCCCTCCTTGTCTTTGTAAGGTATATGGGATACCAGCTTCTGCGGTGTGGTTATGGTGGTGGCCTACTGACATCTGGAGACAATCTGGCCCTGttttgaggggagggaagaaCAGACAGACAGGATACACCTTCCTCGTATCCAACCATCACACAAAAATAACCTTGCTGGGCCCTTGTTTGAGCCAGGCACTGAGCAGCTGCTGGCAATGAGCACAGGCAACAGGAGAACTAGAATTTGATTTCCGGAACACCCAGCTGCGGGAGGAGACAGGTGCCTCTTGCATCAGGAAttatggagagagacagaacagggaaGCCCAGTTGGCTCCTGGGGGAACCAGAAAGGCTCCCTGGAGACCCAGAGGATGAAGAAAAACGGCTAGCATGTTCCAAGTTGCTTCTATGGGCCTGGCCCCATGCCAAGTGTATTTTGGGCATGAATGTCTCACTATATGGGCAGAGGACAGATCCTGATGGAGAAGGTGGACAGCCATGAGAGATGTCACTCAAGAACCAACAGGGGCTCacggcgtctggatggctcagttggttgagcacctgacttcggctcaggtcacaatctcacagtttgtgagttcgagccccatatcaggctcgctctgctgctctcagcacagagccctcttcagatgctctgtcccccctccccctccccaagtcatgcgcgcgcgctcgctctctctctctctctctctcaaaaaaaaaaaaaaaaaaaaaaaaaagaactgacagGGGCTGTGTGGAGGCCAAGTAACAAGGCGGCCACAGTGTGAATCGCATACATCCTTTGTTCCAGCAACTCCATCTCTGATCATTTGTCCTTTAGAATGTCACTGGCACATGCAGTAAGGCTACTTACAATAGTCGGCTTTGCTTGTGCATGCATTTGAGGAATATAAACTCTCTGGCACATCCCCCAACCCCATATGGCCCAGAACCTGCCAGAGCCTTCACTGGGAACCAGGGGATGAGTGGGTTTGAATAACTAATTGTACACTTTCTCGGCACCAGACTTTGCTTGCAGGTTTTTCTCTGCTAAGAATGTATCCTCCATCCCAAACCCTGACCAAATACCGCTCCTCTTGAAAGGCCCCGTTCCAATGTGGCGTCTTCTATGTAgctcttttcctgtctctgccctctgACCCTTTCCGGACACCGCCATTCAGTCCATCTTCTCATTACACGTCAGAATTATGTGGGTCCTTGTCCTGCCTTCCCTGAgccctcctgctctgtctctgagaCTTCCCAGGGGCAGGCTGTGGTCTGAGCCGCCCTGTTGCCCAGTGTCCCATTGCCCTGTACAAACAGGGCCTGGCCATATGTGTCTGGGGGCACATTTGACAAATGGCTCAATGAAGAGATGCTCACACATGAAAATCATGTGAAACCAAGTTTAGGTACGTGGCAAATGTGAGCCTAGAGCTCAAGGGCTGTGTGtggagcagggggggggggggtgcggctgGAATCCTGTCACAGGTGGTCTGAATCTGGGACCCTCCACCCCTTCTGCATTTTGGGTGAAGTACGTTCATGGTGAAGACCTTCCACTCTGGCCCCTCAGGCCCCTCCCTTTTCCCTAAAGCACAGACATACACATGTCTCCATCCACAACCTGCTCTGGCCCCAGCCTGGAGGAGACCTCCTGACTACAAAAGACAAGCTGGGCCCGGAATGGCCAAGCGGGGTATCCAAGTCCTCAGGCCAGGCCAGAAACTCAGAGTTCACTTCTAGGACCCGATCTCACATCCCAGAGACCCTGAGAAAATCCCTCAGAAATGAGGGTTCACCGCTGCTCGTGAGACATTACTCTCTGCTCCACTGCGCGCTCCAGAGCCGACAGAAATCCCCCAGCAGCGCAGAGCCCCAGAAGAGGCCCTCACATCTCCAGGACCCTCCAGTTGTTCTGGGGAAGCAGAACCCAGCCCTACCAATGTCGTCTCTGGGAGGAGACAGCAGAAAGAGACTGAGATACGTGCCTGGTGAGTAGCCAGCAGGGGctctgctccccccctccccccgcggcCCAGCCCCGGGCCATCTCCCCTGGCTATGTGTCAAGTCCCCCTCCACCTACCTTACCGCCAGGGGCACCTCTGGCTGTGACTCGGCAGCCATGAGCTCTCAGGAGCAAATGGGTCCCTGCCAGGGCAGGTCTGGCTTGGCACTTAAGGCTGCGGTTTGGGGATGTGATACGTCAGAACATTCATCAGTTTtgctgctttcttcctttttcccgtTAGGAAGGAAAATGTACATGTGATTTCCCATTGCAGAAGTGCAACCCTAGCGCTGAGTGGTTGAGAAACCGCAGCCTGGGATCCTTGCTAGCCCTGgcccctggggggtggggttccCCGCTGGGCTTCAGTACACTGCCTGGGTCTGCAGCCTgtccccaggcaccccgggagcTGTGTCCAGGGCACCAGTCACTGGTGCTGCTACTCTTCTCTGCTGCCAACCGcgggggtgtgtgggtgtgtggggtgAAGGCCTCCCAGGCTTGTTAGAAAGGAGAGGCTTTTTGAACAGAGAGACAATGAG belongs to Acinonyx jubatus isolate Ajub_Pintada_27869175 chromosome A1, VMU_Ajub_asm_v1.0, whole genome shotgun sequence and includes:
- the TIFAB gene encoding TRAF-interacting protein with FHA domain-containing protein B, with translation MAAESQPEVPLAVRLPSTEKPLTVLHVSLYHPTQDPDTFANVPPKLQHDTNPLLVGRGPEAHLQLRLPCLSRRHLSLEPYREKGGTPLAFCLKALSRKGCVWVNGLTLRFLEQVPLSVVNRVAFSGIQMVVRIERGTSLEAFVCCFHLSSSPLIHRPQAEETDEWESKPQEQPPPSSGQRAPDHPGLHHGPSHPSPGGGTETQLQEPPESMLC